gcacCTGattgtgtttctaattttaagcgcctgatggagggttaatataTAAGACACTAATgacttttatattgaaaaaatggATTTATGTAGTACTATATCGATTTCACTATAATAATATCATGCTCTGAGTTAGTATATTTGTGTATTCTCgttttatttacaactataaatattACACTATATGTGCTATTGctatgtaaatataaacttacaataatttatagtGTATTAATTTAGGTAACTAATAATGCTATATCGTTCATtcttactgtaaaatatattaaaattagaaaagtaaaacaatttaataacaaaacagtttttcCAAGTTAGTGAAAATCCGACGAGATAGGCCCAAATTAAAATAGTACTtctagttattatttaattccggatttattttatttccttccaaAGTTCAAAAGACCAATTCATAATCaacttaatttcatttcatgtaCAAGATGACTATATTAGATTAAACATAAAGggtcaagccaaacatgcaactggacttcAATACTAATATacgaaaacataacaaaatagaacataaatttaCAATCCAAAAACTATATAGtaacaacagtaaatataatctatgtaatttgtaataaatattaacgtaagtagtaacaaaaaaaaatctatataatttacaataagtaTTAAAGTAGGAATGActataataaaatctatataatttagtaataaatattaacaattgtagtaaaaaaaaattaaatctatatagtgtaaataaatattaacgatattgattacaataaatgaaacTATAGTTTGTAATAAGTTCTGACGACGGTGATAAAACAAACGAgaaaacttaaactaataaatgAGCACATTAAAAGATACTAATAAGAGCAATTTATTACAGAAACAAGATGAACGAAGTAGCAAAAATAAGAGAGCAAGATGGAACACAAAATCAATGCAGTGATTTCCAGTCCAGCACTTTCTTTTTGAGGGTTTCCTCGCTCGTGCAGAAAATATCAATGTCGTCCGGCATGTTGTTCGCCAACAATTGGAGGCGAGGAAAAGTGCTATGAAAAAAGTACAGGGTTGAGTACTGACGTCTAGAGAACAGATGGGTTTGGCGCAGGTGTCGAGAAGTGCGGATTCATACTAATGAATAAACAATCAATGAGTAAGACGTCGGCCGTTGTGATTTTTTAGTCCTGGACTATCACCTGTTTTTGGAAAACATTTAAGCAAAACACTGTCTTTAGCTTTAGGCGCTAGAATTCAACTGTTATATCTAACAATATGAATAGTTTATAATACAAGAATATCCAAACAGAGGTTTTGTTTATGGATTATATAACTTGAATGTTTATGGGTTTGTTACAGTATACAGAGTAAGATATGCTGATACTCATAAACTGTAATCAAGTTCCCTTTCGTTAACATTTGCAGTGGTTGAGTGATACTGAATCAACAGCAATGCACTACATTTTATTGGTTATCCTCAAGTGAACTTTTTCGAggataaagaaaattttatattttacagtattaatcGAAATACAGGTACATctgtgttttaaaacatatttacttgcataaataattgaataatccCAAATATACGAGTTGAACTCGTATGGTGAACCTTTATTAATTGTTGAACAAGTTTGGTGAACAACGCCACTTCGACTGTTGAAAAGCTTGCAGCTATAAATTTCATCGAATTCTCTACAAAAGAGCTCGTTATATTTTAATCCTACTTATTATTCCAAACACTGACAAAAACCTTTAtgactgtaaaattaaaataagacctatagtttatgtaacttttaatatttttattacaagcaTTTTTACaactgatataatattaattgttacgATAACTTTTAAGAGTTTAGTTTACAACTTAGAAAAATAGTGTCCGTTGTGTAAAACCTTAActtcattttatacaagaaaatgttatgtaatgttgtacatttaataataatagttttattctatatgaattatttaatatatttcttatgtaCATAAAATGAACTTGGTTACGTAGGGATCCAAAAAGTCATGAAAAGAATACAGGTTTTTCCTGATTGCTGTTGAAGTATTCTTGGCAGAAGTACAAGGCGGACCAACGTCGACTATCTACTCTTACAATATTAACATGGCACATAGCCTCTGGGCGTTGCGGGGACATCCAGACTGTTTCTGTGTTGAATTTAGTGTTCTGAGAAATGTGAAGATGTAACTTTGCTTTACTGGTGAAAATAATAACACCTTTTCAATGTAGTACTTGAAAATGCATCGTTTATAATTcagtgcatttttattatttacgagTAATCTAAACAGATTAGAATGTCTTTGTGTGTATGTTTGTGTATGTGTTCCGGCATTTTATTTAGTCCAAGTCCTCTAaacaaatgaaatgtaaaataagatTTCGTTTTGTCCAAGTTTCATTAAGTCCAGGTCCACAATGTCCGGATCTTACAGTCTGTGCTAGGCAGCAGTAAGGCGCCAGCGACCGTCATGTTGCATGGGGGAGGGGGGTTCCAATCTTTGCGTAAATTTAGTAATTCGTATAGATTGTAAccttaaaacagtttaaatagaCTTACGTTGATTTCAGGctttaaatatttacctttattcatgtttttatttgtgtactaCAAGCTATGGCATTTCTCATGTACTGTACGTTGTATCTGTACTGTGTGTAtccaattaaatagcaataaataattgtattaatattgcattgttgttttattctactatattaaatatagaatTCTTAATAATACCTTATTCGGAACAAATGTTCTGAAAATATTGTGGATTATGAAATACACACAACAGAATAATTTTCGGAAGTATAAAATGTTCTCAGGGAGCCCAGGCAGAGCCACGCCACGTTTATTTGAAGGTCAAGGGACCGAATCGACGGACAAGATATCTCGATCTAATAACTATAACTCTGTTGtaggttaaattttgtaatatcatTCATTACATTTTCGAAGAAACTCTGgccgttattttaaaaataataattttacttttgattaaaCAATAATGATCGTGTTTCTTTATATTATGCATTCAAGCGAAAAAGTTAATCAAAAACGTATAATgggaaaagtatatatatatatatatatatatatatatacacacgtaTAAGGTATATTAtaccaagtttgaacttgttACATTATTCCTATAACCACTTTCTAGGTAAGGCATTTGTTATAGGATTTACAAGTAATCGATATCTTAAAAAGTGTTAAGATGAATGGTGTGAGATACATTTAAACGAATAATTTCAAACgttgttgaaacttttaaaagtatttcaacctaatttattatttacgttcATAAATGTTAACTGTTTTCTAAACGGGTGCTTTATTGAAAAGAAATGGTTTAAGAAGATGGTCAAAAAAGACAGCTAAGGATTTATAGTATCGATTTCTGGGATCATGTTAAGTGAATTGATTCGCCAGGTTGATACACCATTTTGAAATATGGCGACCTCTCACACTTAAAGATTTCAAATCTCCGTTATTTATTAAcctagtaagaaaataaagagtGATCTGGGATATTTATATCATTTCCTgcacttttgtttatttataacattataatcaATTGTTTTCATCTCCaaatgttttcaagatattgaattcatgtaaatcccatgagaataaatttataataattcaattggCACAAAATCCTCCTACTTATTTTGACTGCCCCGAAAGgactattataatttaactcaTGTTGTATCTTAACAAATCTTACCTGTCGGTTATCGGGTTTGATAGATCATAACAGTAGGAAAATGACTTTGATGAGCAGAAACGTACATAGAAATAAGaatcattttgtttaatttaaagttaaacaggaaatataagtttataacaattgtgatagtatgtaaaataaaaagatggACTTGTGATAGGGTTAATGTTTGAAAGCCGGCGAAAACATAACTCGTTGCGGTAACCTTTCAAACCCTGACTGTCGCTTATCAGAGAGTAATGGATGGTTTGAAGTGTTGTTTGTAACTTACGGACAATCCTCTCGCAGCAATATGACCGGTATCAGTCGGTTTGGTTTTCCATATTTGCCTCTGGCAGAACGTTCAGTTTCACctatattttattagaatgtgtttgttaataattagtattattcttaaatgaaattaatgaagtcagattaaaatatattaattaatcagtGGAGTACTTTAATGTAACTTCGTTCCATTATCTAAACATCTAAGTCTCATACTAGTTCGTATGCAAGTAAACTTTCGAAATCCTTCAGTTTAATTGCTTTTAACATTTGTTAGTTATACGTCCATGAAGTAGCTCTAATTCCTTATGaacctgttttaaaaaaatatattggatatCAGCTCTAAAACCGTTAACTCTACTATTTattctacttatatttttatctccTTAGTTTTCTGTTTTAGGTATACTTCTGTTTCTTAATAATATCAAGCACATGTGTTACAATgacttattttatgtatatatatatatatatatatatatatatatatatgcactatatatatatatgcactatatatatatatatactacggTTTTAAGGTATTATTTTACCTGTTGAGAATTTTTTTTACAGctgataaatttacaaaaaaaagttttactctAGGAATTACACATAATACAAAAGGTCTAATTTTATACTAACTCAAAGTGTGATATTAAATTAACGCTTTACCTTTTATAGCGCTGATCCAGAGAAGTTTTTGATAAACCAGAGTTTTAGATAACGGGTATCGGTCACGTTTGTATCACGTTAAAATGTGATGAGACGATGATTATTCATTAACTCCTCATACGTCGGCCATTCCATgctttttaagtattttactaCATGTCTCATAAGTGGATGAAAGGCTTTAAAAGCGGTCAAAACTAGCTTTATGAGGTATTCTGTCAGTTATATTGTATTACTAAAgtgggaaattaaatttaataaaattccataaaacaaaatcgtaaataatacaatagatCGCAATTGAGGAATGTATTAGGAACACTCGTAGATAATAGTGAAATTAGTCAGCATATGGTTAATTATGTTAATAGACAAGGCAGGAATACGTCAcagagatatcgtgcggataagCAGACAGATAGACACAAAAACAACTGTTAGACTTCCTCAGATGATAGGCTTTGCTGAAGCTCAACGTATAATACAGCGCATATTACATCATGTGTGTTTTAAACAAtcgaaaataaatatgtaaaaagcaTTAATGCTACAATATAGGTGGACAATTGTGGTGATCAAACTAGTAGTAAGAGGATTGTAGGTAGGaacaaagggggggggggttgttggAACTTGTATTACCCTCAATCTCAGTTTGTCACGCACACTATCACAGCAAGGGTGTGGTCCAAAGGTATGAGCTGGGGTGTGGCTCTACTCTTTTATTAAACACTACTGTATACATTTCAGTATACAATCCTTATCTGGTTGTATAGCGGCTATGTCTGTAACCTTTAGTTATGATCAGTCACTTATCATATTTTAATCGTTTAAAACTGgatgtaatattaataacatatatatagctttaaatttgtattacctGTCTTTTAAACCCCTTGTAAAATGGAGGTTATTTTATTGGTTGGGAAACAATATTATCGTACACAAAACTGATTAGGATATATGGCTGATGCAGGATACGTAAATCTACGTACAAACCTAAAAAACTTTGGTACGTGCACAATAtggtaatagttttaaatgtatgcagtttgaaattttgttaattttatgtgttattttctatTCCAATGCCCTTATGTAAGCCTTATGGAGAAAGGTTACTTAAATGTAAAAGATGAATTTTGGTAATCGAATACTTTCTTAGGTATTTAGTAACAcacgtaaaaacttaaaatttgctCATTTTATACGATAAACTAGATTGTGCCAAAGAGGTAACACCATATCGCATAATATGGAATCTGGAATCGGTGAATACCTGTGTAAGTATTCATaggtgaaattgaacataaaGTTGCAAGTAATTAACttcaaaagtcaaagaatgtggAAAATGTAAGAGCTTTGGACGATTGCTTTATTACAACcctgttcataaaattaaatgaaacgaACTCATACAACAGAAATATTCTAATATTAGGAAAGCTAACTATGCCTAACAGAGGCAGTATTATTGGATTACctcttattttatttagttctatattaaaatatacacacgTTTTTATATTCAGAAGatctttatacaaaataacatgaacgttttaacatattattgttttactcTATGGTTCATTCCATCGTTTTAACAAGTAAGAGAACATGTCAATTGAcgtatatattcaaattaaacgTGTTTTCTAGTAAcgcatttataaaattgtttagttataaaaacttgTCTGGCTTATTTTACGATATCGTCCCAGGCTTTCTTAATATGATTACTATTCATTCAAAGTGCTTTATGCTAATACATAAAATGTTCACTATATCTTATCTatatctacataaaaatattttcaacgaCTTTCTGAGATATGTCTTCTAATGAAAACACATGTAAATTCGAAGAAAAGTAAGTTATAAAGTTAAAGAACATTTCCAAAAATGCAACCTTTTTGTACGATTTATATcctaaaattaaagttattcttaaaaaaaagtaattgaactaAAAAGCAATATACCAAACTTTTATGTCGCAGACTACTTCtttatttagttgttattatattatggCAGATagtcaagaaataaattattttaggaaaGGTTGACTTTGACTTGCTAGTCACTTTGATGAAGTTAAAATATTCATGCTGTATATAATTACCAACAAGCAGTGACATCGCAGAGGGTCTGCAGTGCTTCTTGGGCGAAGATGAAGCACTCTCCCATCTATTATAACACACGGTAATACCATTAATCTAACGGCCCAGAAACTGTTTGGTCGTAGCGCGCTCTACTACATACTGTGGAATAATATATTGTGTAGCACTCAGTTACTTATAACTAGTTGCAGTattagttgtaaataattatgaacatttaGTTTATATCAGATTCTTAGTggctaactttattttttaatggccattaaaatttacaaagcataaaataaaacaagctgGATAGGTTAACATCTCTAATTTGAAGTCTATAGTTCTACGGCAGTCATTCTAGTAtcaatgtgatttaaaaaattttttcaacaatttaatatagtataattaaagAGTTTATATGAGATACAACTTTTAATCTATTTGCTTTTTTAGTATAATACAACCATTTCTTATTGGTGgaggtaaattttataaattatacttattcacTAACATTATACATTTTGCAGATTATATATTCTATCACATTATGGCTGCATTGTACGATCGCAAttgcatcaaaataattttttactgctAAAGCATAGTTGAAACATATGACAACCTATTGTTTTCTAGTTATCAACATATATTCTACATTACTACATTATtcatttacatcaaattaaatattttaaaaatacaataaaccttGTAAGTGGaattgttacatattatttattttaatataaacctttCCTAAAATGCATTTTTCTACTTGAGATTACATTCCATTAAAAACCATCATCGTAATCCATTCAAAAGtagaatctttttatttttaaacatgtttgttAAACTGACAAACATATGGTATCAGCAAACTGTAATATAaagtacatattaaattaaaataattgcgTAAATAAGCATAGTAAACAAGTAGGGAGAAACATTACAATACAGTAGAGGCGCACCGCTTCACGGACTAAGGGATTTTGTCATCACTGTAACACACGGTGTAATCATTAATCATGGCGCTTACCACTGACTCGTCCGTGATGTTTGCCGGTGAAAATAGGTATTTTATTCAGACCATAATATAGCTTATGTACCTACATTGGATAGCATCCTTAATTTGGCCGTTGTTCCTTACGTGTAACATTGTTTCAAAATACTCACCAAGTgctatatatattgaaaattatatattctatcaCATTATGATTGCATTGTACGGTCCTAAttgcatcaaaataattttttattgctaaagcatagttaaaacatattacgaaagcataaatatatttgtttatggtaagaaaaattatatcaattaaatcAACGTAGCATTTATTAAcgacaattttagttttaacaatacTTCAATATACACGTACAATAAGAAATTTTGCTTAGGTCTACGGTTTTCTTAATTGCGCTCCGAAAGTTAGATATATGGACTTAAACATACTGAAGGTGAATTGTAAGTCGTGGTTCAGTGGGTAGTATACGTGATTTGTAACGCAGTGGCGCGAGTTTAGATCCTGCTCACTGGAAGAATTCTTTTTACGTATATAAGAATATGCTGTAGAAATACTCATAccttgttttaaaacattatatttatgactcgagatattattattactttatttacttataagtggattaaaataaactatatttataagaAGACTAGCAGTTTTTATaagcggcttcgcacgcaattttattttgtgactcAGGGACACCATTggtattttctttataaattacacTCTCAACTGCTGAGATCAGTGAGTACTGATAGATATTCTAATCTACTGATTCATTTTGGATATAACTTTAAAGATAAAGGCAGTAAGTGAAAGAGAGTTTATACGTCTCTAACATAACTCGCATATCTctctaatattttgtattatttcattgGATAGCGCCATCTATTTCAGTAACAACTGAGCAGATCAGTCCAGTGTGGAGGAATGCTAAATTCGAAGTACTTAACTTTTTAGTTAACACACTTTAGTTGAGATTGTCTTGGTGCACCTATCAAGAAAATTGTTTACATAGGCTACGTTGTAGGTTTATGGAACCTACTTTTGTCAAATAACAACTATTATAGAAGATTGTACATGAGTTTTATATCTGTAGCAAATGTTGAATATTAAGTTTAtctttatatctgcattacactactgattaaatATTGCATagctgtaataatatgtaatataaatgtgtcaATTTCcagttaaaagttgttttaaacgAAATTTCCAATGTTATTTGGATAACGTCTATGTTCCACAGTGATTACAGAGtaggtaaaaataataagtatctTTACTTTTAACCTTACTCTAAGGTttcataatattactttaaaaacaaaaattttgcttCAATTAgttgaatatatgtttatattttagtattataatatttacataacacagttcattacatttgaaaaggctttttaatttaaagtgcCTTCTCGGAAATTTAAAGGCCAGTAGTGCGGGGCCCTGAGGTTGGAGAGAAAAGTCCTctcttaagaataaaattatagcGCCTGTAAGTAACAGGTTAAACCTATGTACCAAAATTAAtccagaacaaaatttaaataaatttgacagAATTTGTAAAGTTAATATCCAATGTTGTCTGTCGTTTTTTATAGATGGGAGAGGAGCAAagttatttaaatctattaatttgAACTAACCAACGCTACAGCAAATCGGTTACAAGAGGTAAATTGCGATTGTATAgattaattactaatatatttaaataaaaagagagTGCTGATTTAATGAAAAGCGTTATGAGCGAGGAATTCAGAATTATTGTACAGCTGTATTGTTAAATGTATACAAGTagattgataaaaaattacacatgTCCGTTttcgattttttatttgaaagtgagATAAACCATAACAAATTGAAGGATAGTTAGACCTTACAAATAgtttcagaaatttaaatttgaactttgATTGATTGTACTACTTTAATAATTGAAACTGAATTGTTGGTCAATCCCAATAAGTATGCTCAAATTAAGATTCTCCGAATATCAATAAATAGCTAGAGTGACAAAAAGAAATATGATGATTGCAAACATAAGAACCAGTATATTTACTGGCTTTAACATCATATTACTTCTAAAACTTGTATTGAACTAAATctaatattctaattattaatcaaatattagGATACAATGCTGCTCTGAAATAAGAAAATTCGTAAGTTAAGCTGTATTACTGAGGAAACTGATAAAAACATTGTTGCTGTGTGTgataaaaatttaccttaaaaatctTTCTTCATAATGACCAAAACGTAGTTAATTAAAGTAATTCAagctgtaaatatatttatcaagcAGGTACATAGTCGTGTCCACTCTCGCAGCCATCACAACCCAAGTAGGGATCGTGCTTGTAGCCGTCTCTGATTTGCTGACAGACTGGGCAGACCGAGCAACGCTTTTTCTTCAAGCAGACTTTAGTGTAGTACTTGAGGTGCTTGGGCAGCTTTTGCGGGTCGTACCAGTGGTTGGAGTCGTCCCCGTTACACTTGCTGCAGCGATGGTATACATGCTTCCACGAGTCAATGCAGGAGACGCACGGCTCGTAAGTGCTGCAGGTGTGTCTCACGCCGTCAGGGTACTTACACGTCACGTGAAGGGTCTGGGCTTCTCGAGCATCTGTTACTACTCCTAGccctgtaattaaaattattagatgttttcttaaattgtttataGGTCATTTACACTCTACGCAGTTTCAATAGTTCTAATCAAACTACTTTTAAACGTAGATATATTCGTTGTTTTGAGAATAAGAACATCAAACGTACAAGTACGATTTAATATTCGTCAcgcatttaattattgtttccttttatacttttttcaaactttatttaaaaaggaaactttaAAACTTTGGAATTCgtgttttgtatgaaaaataacaaacaatttacaacaaaaataacaaaagtacaAACTCGGTGGGATGCATATGAAATGTGCCCTGTAAAAACTAAGGGTCCAAATTACACTCGagctttaatatgaatttttttggaaaattaatgaaCATGCGTTTCCGTGATTCTAACATTTTCGTAGTTGTACTGACACTTGCAGTCGGTGGGACAGAACCCTGAAATTGGTGATCAACATTTTCTCAGTACACAACTTAGTACAGCTGGTGCGGTGGCTTGTATTTGAAAGggatttttcttattaatatttgatACGATTTTGACACACTATAAAGATtcttaagaaacagtttttatgttaACAAGGATTGCATctagaatatttgttttatattgaaaataatactatatataaaataaatttaaagagaaattttGAGATTGAGACACATTTTACCCCTTTCCCACCgatacttgtttttattgtaatagagatcatatacttacaattttttatatgcaCATTAAAATTTCGTTTCCTAACGCTAAAATACACACATGCTTACTCAAATTTATCCTTCCTAAGGAAACCGAATTTTCCAGATATTTTGCACcgttaaacaatatataaaataaaaaataaaaatacaaaaaaaaacagaaaaacagtAACGGTACGTTTCACGATATGTAGTGTGATCTATTCGGcagtaaataattaacctaaaacTTAACGACTatctaggtaaaaaaaaaaaaaaaaataccagaTTGTTGTGACACCAACAAGTCAGACACTCAATCACAACAATCTTGATAttcttataatatatgtatataaataaagtctaaaatgtatatatgtagcCTTAGTTTTATGTTCACAAATTGATACTCACACAAGATTAATAGAAAGACAGATGGGAGGAATAACGACGAAACATACATCTCTGTAACAAAAACAAACctattttgaaatgttcaattCATTTTGTAGTTAAAGAACAAAGGCATAGCATTCCCAGGATCCTGAAACGTCTCTCTTTACATTCCTGTGATATCGGTAGCTGAAACATCCGTAGCATCTGTCTAGTATTTCTTTCATGACAATCAATGGCTGATTGTGATATGCCTCGTTTGTTTGTACAGTGCAAACAATTCTCCACATGTACTAGAATAAACTCGTACACTCTCGcgttatattgaaacaaaaaatgcaAATATTCAGAGCAAAGAAAATGTTTGAACAAATACGAAATAGAACCTGAATGAATGTAATATTCACTAAACcgtttagtatttatatatatatatatatatatatatatatatatatatatatacatgtatactaATTGTTTATTACTGTATGTCTATATATCTGCACGATATCACGGAAGCAAACCGACCTACATACCGGAAATTTCGGATAAGGATTCATTTCCATGTCAAGGAGTGTGAGTGTATTCCTGCCAATAAAACTTTCCTGGGAACTAATCGTACTAGTTTGTACTGGTTGTCCAAATATTGCCAATTCAGTAATATCTGCTACTTTTTTACAATAACTGGTTGTTTggagtttaaaaaaatggaagTCTGCATCTCTAGAAGCTTCTCATTTTTAGGTGATTCCGGCTTTTATAATGCCAATCCTCTGGAAATATTCGACCTCTCGGAGCTCTTAACCTCTAAAGCTGTTACGAGAAGTAGCACCTGACCTGACCTCTAACCCTGCTAGCTCAAGAATATGTCAGTCCATTGCTGTACTCAGTATCTAGATTTAATTAccgaaaattatgaaaatttgcaaGCTTCTGTCATCCAAAATGAGTAACTACTCTGGGAGGTACCGGGCTCGGGGATCATCGTAGATTTGGGTTACCGGCCTCTATTGCTTCCGAAAAACTAAGAGCTTGGAGGCACTGTGAATTCACGGATTTTTACACTTTCAGAATTCTTGGTCCTTTTAGTCTTTAAACACTCATAACCCCTAAATGCTCCCTACATCTGGGAGCTTTCAATTATAGACAGCTTTTAATTAACCTTTAGAGTTTCCAGACATTAATTTCAGTGTTAGTCCATGGCAGCTTCTCGTCTCAGAAGGCTGTTTATTTTAGAGTCACTAAGATTATAGGAGCTACTGGTTTATAGAAGCTTTAACTATGTGGGATTTACTAACCTTGTAAACCTGGTCTCTACGAATTTCCTGGGGTTTTCAATATCTGGCTTGCCTTTAAAACTTCCCGGTGTCTAGGCGCTCCCCACAAATGGAAAATCTAAACCAATGGAATCTCCTAATTTCTATAAGGTCGtggtattttacaatatttctacaaaaaaaaagggagttttcattgttttaaaatgtgtttggcaTATAGAGCCTTTCGAAATATGAgagaaaccaatttaaaaaaaatctttgtgtCAAGGATATTCAACCTTCCAGAGCCTACTCGCTGTAAAAAAAACTCCATCTTGAGATCCCTGGAAACAAAAAGATTAATCCCTTAAAATTTCCGGTGTTAGGAACTCATGTAAACTTCTTCGTACACCTTCAGTCCTATTTTCCCCAAGAACTAATTTGATCTGGGATTGTACTCAAAGAATTCCCATTAATGTTTTCGTAACAATTGGTATGATTTTATTatgatgacattttttaattatatcaattgaAATACGTAGATTTTAAATCTAACGGAAACATTTGAAATTACACTTTGTGCAGTgtaaatgtacatgtaaaatgctatacatttttgaatatcaTGGAGATACAAGCTTACGAGAAAATCATCTTTGAACCCGAaaggtaattaattattcctACAATATTACTCCAATACTAAAACCAAACAGAATGGCTAATGGCAGGAGAAATTAT
This Homalodisca vitripennis isolate AUS2020 chromosome 3, UT_GWSS_2.1, whole genome shotgun sequence DNA region includes the following protein-coding sequences:
- the LOC124358642 gene encoding uncharacterized protein LOC124358642; the protein is MYVSSLFLPSVFLLILWLGVVTDAREAQTLHVTCKYPDGVRHTCSTYEPCVSCIDSWKHVYHRCSKCNGDDSNHWYDPQKLPKHLKYYTKVCLKKKRCSVCPVCQQIRDGYKHDPYLGCDGCESGHDYVPA